A part of Carassius carassius chromosome 4, fCarCar2.1, whole genome shotgun sequence genomic DNA contains:
- the LOC132129515 gene encoding interferon lambda receptor 1-like codes for MTNFLACVFTLLQICVTPSLAIIFPPKNLTVGLLDFKATSEWLPGKGNPPDSRYTLEFITAQEMSGRKWNRFPNCTNIKILKCELSFNMQPEIQWNYFVRVKTTFKNMSSNWTTTSMSFQPYGDTRLSSPDVKISTEQKSIKIDFSHWLDLKPEIKPLEYLLYLLEYSPAGESTFIALISTSESPYIFHDVPSGKNYCVSVSASHQQVLKNNNFNTTKCIFVLDSTRSFMPMVWIVATLLIISAGILFTFGYFYHMRHKNKNPHIPEPLIVFPGCKWVLKLIPEEYQKVTVAPPKTVKNTDDYLFYEPTSYTNVIPPEQAVEADTSNQCYKNTLTNDLEDSEDVENVISKNFISEEHEENIHPGSESESGSSSTCTLNYLRSSKILQTVIMNTFVNLEMIRYYAEETLSCSSGNGCEREVPAEEEVDFLPDFSSDSGYEPR; via the exons ATGACCAACTTCCTAGCCTGCGTTTTCACATTGCTCCAGATATGTGTGACGCCATCCCTAG CAATTATTTTTCCTCCAAAGAACCTGACTGTGGGATTATTGGATTTTAAGGCTACATCAGAATGGCTTCCTGGGAAAGGAAATCCTCCTGACAGCAGATATACCTTGGAGTTTATAACTGCACAGGAAAT GTCTGGACGAAAGTGGAATCGCTTTCCAAACTGCACTAACATAAAAATACTGAAATGTGAACTGAGCTTCAATATGCAACCTGAGATTCAATGGAATTATTTTGTGAgggtcaagacaacatttaaaaatatgagctCCAACTGGACAACTACTTCAATGTCTTTCCAGCCATATGGAGACA CACGCCTGAGTTCCCCAGATGTAAAAATCTCAACTGAACAAAAGTCCATTAAAATAGATTTTAGTCATTGGCTGGACTTAAAACCAGAGATCAAACCACTGGAATACCTGCTATACCTTTTAGAGTACAGTCCTGCAGGGGAATCAACG tTTATAGCACTGATATCAACCTCAGAATCTCCCTACATTTTCCATGATGTGCCATCTGGCAAGAACTACTGTGTTAGTGTTTCTGCCAGTCATCAACAAGTCTTGAAGAACAACAACTTCAACACCACCAAATGTATATTTGTATTAG ATTCTACTAGAAGCTTTATGCCAATGGTGTGGATTGTGGCTACACTGCTAATTATTTCAGCTGGGATTTTGTTTACTTTTGGTTATTTTTACCACATGAGGCATAAAAACAAGAATCCCCACATTCCAGAACCTTTG ATCGTTTTTCCAGGATGTAAATGGGTCCtaaaactgatccctgaggaataCCAAAAAGTTACAGTGGCCCCGCCAAAAACAGTAAAGAACACAGACGACTATCTGTTCTATGAACCAACATCCTACACCAATGTTATCCCTCCAGAGCAAGCTGTGGAGGCAGATACATCAAATCAGTGTTATAAAAACACACTAACTAATGATTTGGAGGATAGTgaagatgttgaaaatgtaataTCTAAAAATTTTATATCTGAAGAGCATGAGGAAAATATACATCCAGGTAGCGAATCTGAATCTGGATCTTCCAGTACTTGTACTTTAAACTATTTGAGATCATCCAAAATACTACAAACTGTTATTATGAACACGTTTGTAAACTTAGAGATGATTAGATATTATGCAGAAGAAACACTTTCCTGTTCTTCTGGCAATGGCTGTGAAAGAGAAGTGCCTGCTGAGGAGGAGGTTGACTTCTTACCTGATTTCTCCTCAGACAGTGGCTATGAACCAAGATAA
- the LOC132134289 gene encoding mitochondrial import receptor subunit TOM40B-like, whose translation MVCTITIEGVTLVINKTLSSFFKTQQAQFVTWQIETEYRGSHFTAAVTMANPDILRGSVIVVAHFLQSVSPQLVLGGELVYHRGRAEEGGILTLAGQYSDSDGSGV comes from the exons ATGGTCTGCACCATAACT ATTGAAGGTGTAACACTGGTGATAAATAAGACCCTCAGCAGTTTCTTCAAG ACTCAACAGGCACAGTTTGTCACATGGCAGATTGAGACAGAATATAGAGGTAGTCACTTTACAGCAGCAGTCACTATGGCCAACCCTGACATTCTGAGGGGATCAG TTATCGTGGTTGCACACTTTCTTCAAAGCGTATCCCCACAGTTGGTTCTGGGGGGAGAGCTGGTATACCATCGAGGTCGAGCAGAGGAAGGGGGCATTCTTACCCTGGCAGGGCAGTACTCAG ATTCAGATGGGAGTGGAGTTTGA
- the LOC132134094 gene encoding uncharacterized protein LOC132134094, which produces MASIRFYGWRAFYDEDRHLRANQAPKSGRLYTMYHGTSVQISRQIITNGFQQSADGMLGPGVYVSRDQKKAERYPLKSLPTDRVVLKLSVDFGKVKRIDKDNHPLQKEWHAHGYDTAWVPPNCGMKAVPSGLEEDCVYDPKRIEVTDIALAPDTTILNELKQLIAQNNKGPSNNLGTCTVCKLKLGLAHTVQPCWGCGKTICALLPKHKCTR; this is translated from the coding sequence ATGGCATCCATCCGATTCTATGGCTGGAGGGCATTTTATGATGAAGATCGTCATCTTCGGGCCAACCAGGCCCCCAAATCAGGCAGACTCTATACCATGTATCATGGCACCTCTGTGCAAATATCTCGTCAGATCATAACAAATGGCTTCCAGCAATCAGCAGATGGAATGCTGGGACCTGGAGTTTATGTGAGCCGTGACCAGAAGAAAGCAGAGCGCTATCCTCTGAAATCCCTACCTACTGACAGAGTTGTGCTTAAATTAAGCGTTGACTTTGGAAAAGTCAAAAGAATTGATAAGGACAACCATCCTCTACAGAAGGAGTGGCATGCTCACGGATATGACACTGCCTGGGTACCTCCTAACTGTGGCATGAAAGCTGTGCCTAGTGGTCTAGAGGAGGACTGCGTCTACGACCCAAAACGTATCGAGGTCACAGATATTGCTCTTGCACCCGACACGACCATCTTAAATGAACTCAAACAGCTCATTGCTCAAAACAATAAAGGGCCATCAAACAACTTAGGTACTTGTACAGTGTGCAAGTTGAAACTAGGGcttgctcatactgtacagccatGCTGGGGGTGTGGAAAGACGATCTGTGCTCTCCTGCCCAAACACAAGTGCACTCGTTAA